A genomic segment from Aspergillus puulaauensis MK2 DNA, chromosome 1, nearly complete sequence encodes:
- a CDS encoding short chain dehydrogenase/reductase family protein (COG:Q;~EggNog:ENOG410PKR9;~InterPro:IPR002347,IPR036291,IPR020904;~PFAM:PF00106,PF13561,PF08659;~go_function: GO:0016491 - oxidoreductase activity [Evidence IEA];~go_process: GO:0055114 - oxidation-reduction process [Evidence IEA]) has product MASQGFWFSREGLTADVVGKLLQRTVLSPWKTLPLILLAHYTSKGKDTALQYPQAYQALKVLASLAVIRRVNAWLNHRALNNGVSDQYDWNKEVVVLTGGSNGIGKQIAQLLGNRGIKVAILDIQAPQDALPPTVRFHTCDITSPTAIAEVAATIRRTMGEPTILINNAGICSSRTILGSTESQTRLQFEVNTLAHYWLTKEFLPAMVKRNHGMVVTVASQAGYTVTPSMVDYSATKAAAIAFHEGLGAELVTRYNAPGVRTVLITQSFVKTALIDKLTPEDTFINPLLHPETVAEKIVGQVLTGSSGHVLVPGSTGWIAKCLRGFPLWFQHRIRLDLERLMRAD; this is encoded by the exons ATGGCGTCTCAAGGTTTCTGGTTCTCGCGAGAAG GGCTCACCGCGGACGTGGTGGGAAAGCTACTGCAAAGGACCGTCCTCAGCCCCTGGAAGACCCTCCCTCTTATCCTACTCGCACATTACACCTCAAAAGGCAAAGACACGGCGCTCCAGTATCCCCAAGCCTACCAAGCCCTGAAAGTTCTGGCCTCTCTTGCTGTCATCCGTCGAGTAAACGCATGGCTTAATCACCGCGCATTGAACAACGGCGTTTCAGACCAATATGACTGGAACAAGGAAGTTGTCGTGCTCACGGGCGGTAGCAACGGGATTGGCAAACAGAtcgcgcagcttctcggAAACCGCGGTATCAAGGTCGCCATCCTAGACATCCAAGCGCCGCAGGACGCCCTCCCACCCACCGTGCGCTTCCACACATGCGATATAACCTCTCCAACAGCCATCGCCGAGGTCGCTGCAACCATCCGCAGGACAATGGGCGAGCCCACAATCCTAATCAACAATGCTGGAATCTGCAGCAGCCGCACCATCCTCGGCAGCACCGAGTCCCAGACCCGTCTGCAGTTCGAGGTCAATACCCTTGCGCACTATTGGCTGACAAAGGAGTTCCTGCCGGCCATGGTCAAGCGCAACCACGGCATGGTAGTGACCGTCGCCTCGCAGGCTGGATACACCGTCACCCCCAGCATGGTGGACTACTCAGCCACTAAGGCGGCTGCGATTGCCTTCCACGAGGGTCTAGGCGCGGAGCTGGTTACGCGGTATAATGCGCCGGGCGTGCGCACCGTGCTTATCACGCAGAGTTTCGTGAAGACTGCACTGATTGACAAGCTAACGCCCGAGGATACTTTCATCAACCCGCTGCTGCACCCGGAGACGGTGGCGGAGAAAATCGTGGGACAGGTTCTCACTGGGTCGAGTGGTCACGTCCTTGTTCCGGGCTCGACTGGATGGATTGCGAAGTGCCTGCGCGGATTTCCGCTGTGGTTCCAGCATCGCATTCggttggatttggagcgCTTGATGCGTGCTGACTAG